Proteins encoded together in one Panthera uncia isolate 11264 chromosome A2, Puncia_PCG_1.0, whole genome shotgun sequence window:
- the FLNC gene encoding filamin-C isoform X2 has protein sequence MMNNSSYSEAAGLGLGDEVDDMPSTEKDLAEDAPWKKIQQNTFTRWCNEHLKCVGKRLTDLQRDLSDGLRLIALLEVLSQKRMYRKFHPRPNFRQMKLENVSVALEFLEREHIKLVSIDSKAIVDGNLKLILGLIWTLILHYSISMPMWEDEEDEDARKQTPKQRLLGWIQNKVPQLPITNFNRDWQDGKALGALVDNCAPGLCPDWEAWDPNQPVENAREAMQQADDWLGVPQVIAPEEIVDPNVDEHSVMTYLSQFPKAKLKPGAPVRSKQLNPKKAIAYGPGIEPHGNTVLQPAHFTVQTVDAGVGEVLVYIEDPEGHTEEAKVVPNNDKNRTYAVSYVPKVAGLHKVTVLFAGQNIERSPFEVNVGMALGDANKVSARGPGLEPVGNVANKPTYFDIYTAGAGTGDVAVVIVDPQGRRDTVEVALEDKGDSTFRCTYRPVMEGPHTVHVAFAGAPITRSPFPVHVAEACNPNACRASGRGLQPKGVRVKEVADFKVFTKGAGSGELKVTVKGPKGTEEPVKVREAGDGVFECEYHPVVPGKYVVTITWGGYAIPRSPFEVQVSPEAGAQKVRAWGPGLKTGQVGKSADFVVEAIGTEVGTLGFSIEGPSQAKIECDDKGDGSCDVRYWPTEPGEYAVHVICDDEDIRDSPFIAHIQPAAPDCFPDKVKAFGPGLEPTGCIVDKPAEFTIDARAAGKGDLNLYAQDADGCPVNIMVIPNGDGTFRCSYVPTKPIKHTIIISWGGVNVPKSPFRVNVGEGSHPERVKVYGPGVEKTGLKANEPTYFTVDCSEAGQGVPGCGQGSGWGLGRWGLHSGQILLLAKWGQPLRTHSWPCAWLPSGDVSIGIKCAPGVVGPAEADIDFDIIKNDNDTFTVKYTPPGAGRYTIMVLFANQEIPASPFHIKVDPSHDASKVKAEGPGLNRTGVEVGKPTHFTVLTKGAGKAKLDVHFAGAAKGEAVRDFEIIDNHDYSYTVKYTAVQQGNMAVTVTYGGDPVPKSPFVVNVAPPLDLSKVKVQGLNSKVAVGQEQAFSVNTRGAGGQGQLDVRMTSPSRRPIPCKLEPGGGAETQAVRYMPPEEGPYKVDITYDGHPVPGSPFAVEGVLPPDPSKVCAYGPGLKGGLVGTPAPFSIDTKGAGTGGLGLTVEGPCEAKIECQDNGDGSCAVSYLPTEPGEYTINILFAEAHIPGSPFKATIRPVFDPSKVRASGPGLERGKAGEAATFTVDCSEAGEAELTIEILSDAGVKAEVLIHNNADGTYHITYSPAFPGTYTITIKYGGHPVPKFPTRVHVQPAVDTSGVKVSGPGVEPHGVLREVTTEFTVDARSLTATGGNHVTARVLNPSGAKTDTYVTDNGDGTYRVQYTAYEEGVHLVEVLYDDVAVPKSPFRVGVTEGCDPTRVRAFGPGLESGLVNKANHFTVETRGAGTGGLGLAIEGPSEAKMSCKDNKDGSCTVEYIPFTAGDYDVNITFGGRPIPGSPFRVPVKDVVDPGKVKCSGPGLGAGVRARVPQTFTVDCSQAGRAPLQVAVLGPTGVAEPVEVRDKGDGTHTVHYTPATDGPYTVAVKYADQEVPRSPFKIKVLPAHDASKVRASGPGLNASGIPASLPVEFTIDARDAGEGLLTVQILDPEGKPKKANIRDNGDGTYTVSYLPDMSGRYTITIKYGGDEIPYSPFRIHALPTGDASKCLVTVSIGGHGLGACLGPRIQIGEETVITVDAKAAGKGKVTCTVSTPDGAELDVDVVENHDGTFDIYYTAPEPGKYVITIRFGGEHIPNSPFHVLATEEPVVPVEPMESMLRPFNLVIPFTVQKGELTGEVRMPSGKTARPNITDNKDGTITVRYAPTEKGLHQMGIKYDGNHIPGSPLQFYVDAINSRHVSAYGPGLSHGMVNKPATFTIVTKDAGEGGLSLAVEGPSKAEITCKDNKDGTCTVSYLPTAPGDYSIIVRFDDKHIPGSPFTAKITGDDSMRTSQLNVGTSTDVSLKITESDLSLLTASIRAPSGNEEPCLLKRLPNRHIGISFTPKEVGEHVVSVRKSGKHVTNSPFKILVGPSEIGDASKVRVWGKGLSEGHTFQVAEFIVDTRNAGYGGLGLSIEGPSKVDINCEDMEDGTCKVTYCPTEPGTYIINIKFADKHVPGSPFTVKVTGEGRMKESITRRRQAPSIATIGSTCDLNLKIPGNWFQMVSAQERLTRTFTRSSHTYTRTERTEISKTRGGETKREVRVEESTQVGGDPFPAVFGDFLGRERLGSFGSITRQQEGEASSQDMTAQVTSPSGKMEAAEIVEGEDSAYSVRFVPQEMGPHTVTVKYRGQHVPGSPFQFTVGPLGEGGAHKVRAGGTGLERGVAGVPAEFSIWTREAGAGGLSIAVEGPSKAEISFEDRKDGSCGVSYVVQEPGDYEVSIKFNDEHIPDSPFVVPVASLSDDARRLTVTSLQETGLKVNQPASFAVQLNGARGVIDARVHTPSGAVEECYVSELDSDKHTIRFIPHENGVHSIDVKFNGAHIPGSPFKIRVGEQSQAGDPGLVSAYGPGLEGGTTGVSSEFIVNTLNAGSGALSVTIDGPSKVQLDCRECPEGHVVTYTPMAPGNYLIAIKYGGPQHIVGSPFKAKVTGPRLSGGHSLHETSTVLVETVTKSSSSRGSSYSSIPKFSSDASKVVTRGPGLSQAFVGQKNSFTVDCSKAGTNMMMVGVHGPKTPCEEVYVKHMGNRVYNVTYTVKEKGDYILIVKWGDESVPGSPFKVNVP, from the exons CGAGGAGATTGTGGACCCCAACGTGGATGAGCATTCTGTCATGACCTACCTGTCCCAGTTCCCCAAGGCCAAACTCAAACCTGGTGCCCCTGTTCGCTCTAAACAGCTGAACCCCAAGAAGGCCATCGCCTACGGGCCTG GCATCGAGCCCCACGGCAACACTGTGCTACAGCCTGCCCACTTCACCGTGCAGACGGTGGATGCCGGCGTGGGCGAGGTGCTGGTCTACATTGAGGACCCTGAGGGCCACACCGAGGAG GCCAAAGTGGTTCCCAACAATGACAAGAACCGCACCTATGCTGTCTCCTATGTGCCCAAGGTTGCTGGGTTGCACAAG GTGACTGTGCTCTTTGCTGGCCAGAATATCGAACGCAGTCCCTTTGAGGTGAACGTGGGCATGGCTCTGGGAGATGCCAACAAGGTGTCAGCCCGTGGCCCTGGCCTGGAGCCTGTGGGCAATGTGGCCAACAAACCCACGTACTTTGACATCTATACTGCGG GGGCCGGCACTGGTGATGTTGCCGTGGTGATCGTGGACCCGCAGGGCCGGCGGGACACAGTGGAGGTGGCCCTGGAGGACAAGGGCGACAGCACGTTCCGTTGCACGTACAGGCCTGTGATGGAGGGGCCCCACACGGTGCATGTGGCCTTCGCTGGTGCCCCCATCACCCGCAGTCCTTTCCCCGTCCATGTAGCTGAAG CCTGTAACCCTAACGCCTGCCGTGCCTCTGGGCGGGGCCTGCAGCCCAAGGGTGTGCGTGTGAAAGAGGTGGCTGATTTCAAGGTGTTCACTAAGGGTGCCGGCAGCGGAGAGCTCAAGGTCACAGTCAAAGGGCCAA AGGGCACAGAAGAGCCAGTGAAAGTGCGAGAGGCTGGAGATGGTGTGTTCGAGTGTGAGTACCACCCTGTGGTGCCTGGGAAGTATGTGGTGACCATCACGTGGGGCGGCTATGCCATCCCCCGCAG TCCTTTTGAGGTACAGGTGAGCCCAGAGGCAGGAGCACAGAAGGTACGGGCCTGGGGTCCCGGCCTGAAAACTGGCCAGGTGGGGAAGTCGGCCGACTTTGTGGTGGAGGCCATTGGCACGGAGGTGGGGACACTGG GATTCTCCATCGAGGGGCCCTCACAGGCCAAGATCGAGTGTGATGACAAGGGGGATGGCTCCTGCGATGTGCGGTACTGGCCCACGGAACCTGGGGAGTACGCCGTGCACGTCATCTGCGATGACGAGGACATCCGAGACTCACCCTTCATTGCCCACATCCAGCCAGCCGCACCTGACTGCTTCCCGGATAAG GTGAAGGCCTTTGGGCCTGGCCTGGAGCCCACTGGCTGCATTGTGGACAAGCCTGCAGAGTTCACCATCGATGCCCGTGCTGCTGGCAAGGGAGACCTGAACCTGTATGCCCAG GATGCTGATGGCTGCCCTGTCAACATCATGGTCATCCCCAATGGCGACGGCACCTTCCGCTGCTCCTACGTGCCCACCAAGCCCATTAAACACACCATCATCATCTCCTGGGGAGGCGTCAATGTGCCCAAGAGCCCCTTCCGG GTGAACGTGGGAGAAGGCAGTCACCCCGAGCGGGTGAAGGTGTATGGCCCAGGCGTGGAGAAGACGGGCCTCAAGGCCAACGAGCCTACCTATTTCACCGTGGACTGCAGCGAGGCTGGGCAAGGTGTGCCTGGCTGTGGTCAGGGGAGTGGGTGGGGCCTGGGTAGGTGGGGCTTGCACTCTGGCCAGATCCTGCTTCTAGCTAAGTGGGGGCAGCCGTTGAGAACCCACTCATGGCCCTGTGCCTGGCTCCCCTCAGGTGACGTGAGTATCGGCATCAAGTGCGCTCCCGGAGTGGTGGGCCCTGCAGAAGCTGACATCGACTTTGACATCATCAAGAACGACAATGACACCTTCACAGTCAAGTACACCCCCCCAGGGGCCGGCCGCTACACCATTATGGTGCTGTTTGCCAACCAG GAGATCCCTGCCAGCCCCTTCCACATTAAGGTGGACCCATCCCACGATGCCAGCAAAGTCAAGGCCGAGGGCCCTGGGCTGAACCGCACGG GTGTGGAAGTCGGGAAGCCCACTCACTTCACGGTGCTGACCAAGGGAGCCGGCAAGGCCAAGCTGGACGTGCACTTTGCCGGGGCTGCCAAGGGTGAGGCCGTGCGGGACTTTGAAATCATCGACAACCATGACTACTCCTACACCGTCAAGTACACGGCCGTCCAGCAG GGCAACATGGCAGTGACGGTGACCTACGGTGGGGACCCTGTCCCCAAGAGCCCCTTTGTGGTGAATGTGGCACCCCCATTGGATCTCAGCAAAGTCAAAGTTCAAGGCCTGAACAGCA AGGTGGCTGTGGGGCAAGAACAGGCCTTCTCTGTGAACACACGTGGGGCTGGCGGTCAAGGGCAGCTGGATGTGCGGATGACTTCACCCTCCCGTCGCCCCATCCCTTGCAAGCTGGAGCCTGGGGGCGGAGCTGAAACCCAGGCCGTGCGCTACATGCCCCCTGAGGAGGGACCCTACAAGGTGGACATCACCTACGATGGTCACCCAGTGCCCGGTAGCCCCTTTGCTGTGGAGGGTGTCCTGCCCCCCGATCCCTCCAAG GTCTGTGCTTATGGGCCTGGTCTCAAGGGCGGCCTGGTAGGCACCCCGGCACCGTTCTCCATTGACACCAAGGGGGCTGGCACGGGCGGCCTGGGGCTGACTGTGGAGGGCCCCTGTGAGGCCAAGATTGAGTGCCAGGACAACGGTGATGGCTCATGTGCTGTCAGCTACCTGCCCACGGAGCCCGGCGAGTACACCATCAACATCTTGTTTGCCGAAGCCCACATCCCTGGCTCACCCTTCAAGGCCACCATCCGGCCCGTGTTCGACCCGAGCAAGGTGCGGGCCAGTGGGCCGGGCCTGGAGCGTGGCAAGGCTGGCGAGGCGGCCACCTTCACAGTGGACTGCTCGGAGGCTGGCGAGGCTGAGCTGACCATCGAGATCCTGTCGGACGCCGGTGTCAAGGCCGAGGTGCTGATCCACAACAATGCCGACGGCACCTACCACATCACCTACAGCCCCGCCTTTCCTGGCACCTACACAATTACCATCAAGTATGGCGGGCACCCTGTCCCCAAATTCCCTACCCGCGTCCACGTGCAGCCTGCTGTCGACACCAGTGGAGTCAAGGTCTCAGGGCCCGGGGTGGAGCCTCACG GTGTCCTGCGTGAGGTGACCACTGAGTTCACTGTGGACGCAAGATCCCTAACAGCGACAGGTGGGAACCACGTGACAGCTCGTGTGCTCAACCCCTCGGGTGCTAAGACGGACACCTATGTGACAGACAACGGGGACGGCACCTACCGAGTGCAGTACACAGCCTATGAAGAGG GCGTGCATCTGGTGGAGGTCCTGTATGATGACGTAGCTGTGCCCAAGAGCCCCTTCCGAGTGGGCGTGACCGAGGGCTGTGACCCCACCCGCGTGAGGGCCTTTGGGCCCGGCCTGGAGAGCGGCTTGGTCAACAAGGCCAACCACTTCACTGTGGAGACCAG GGGAGCTGGCACCGGAGGCCTTGGCCTAGCCATCGAGGGCCCCTCAGAAGCCAAGATGTCCTGCAAGGACAACAAAGATGGCAGCTGTACCGTGGAGTACATCCCTTTCACCGCTGGAGACTACGACGTCAACATCACCTTTGGGGGGCGGCCCATCCCAG GGAGCCCGTTCCGGGTGCCGGTGAAGGATGTGGTGGACCCTGGGAAGGTGAAGTGCTcagggccggggctgggggccggTGTCAGGGCCCGGGTACCCCAGACCTTCACGGTGGACTGCAGCCAAGCCGGCCGGGCCCCACTGCAAGTGGCCGTGCTGGGCCCCACAG GTGTAGCCGAGCCTGTAGAGGTGCGTGACAAGGGAGATGGCACCCACACCGTCCACTACACCCCAGCCACCGATGGGCCCTACACGGTAGCCGTCAAGTATGCTGACCAGGAGGTACCACGCAG CCctttcaagatcaaggtgcttcCTGCCCATGATGCCAGCAAGGTGCGGGCCAGCGGCCCCGGCCTCAACGCCTCTGGCATCCCTGCCAGCCTGCCCGTGGAGTTCACCATCGATGCCCGGGACGCCGGTGAGGGTTTGCTCACCGTCCAGATCCTG gaCCCGGAGGGAAAGCCCAAGAAAGCCAACATCCGAGACAACGGGGATGGCACGTACACCGTGTCCTACCTGCCAGACATGAGTGGCCGGTACACCATCACCATCAAGTATGGCGGCGACGAGATCCCCTACTCGCCCTTCCGCATCCACGCCCTGCCCACTGGGGATGCCAGCAAGTGTCTTGTCACAG TGTCCATTGGAGGCCATGGCCTGG GTGCCTGCTTGGGACCCCGCATCCAGATCGGGGAGGAGACAGTGATCACGGTGGACGCCAAGGCGGCAGGCAAGGGGAAGGTGACGTGCACGGTATCCACTCCGGATGGGGCGGAGCTCGACGTGGATGTGGTTGAGAACCACGATGGTACCTTTGACATCTACTATACAGCGCCCGAGCCGGGCAAGTACGTCATCACCATCCGCTTCGGAGGCGAGCACATCCCCAACAGCCCCTTCCACGTGCTG gccacagAGGAGCCAGTGGTGCCTGTAGAGCCAATGGAGTCCATGCTTAGGCCCTTCAACCTGGTCATCCCCTTCACCGTGCAGAAAGGGGAACTCACAG GGGAGGTACGGATGCCCTCTGGGAAAACAGCCCGGCCCAACATCACCGACAATAAGGATGGAACCATCACGGTGAGGTATGCACCCACCGAGAAAGGCCTGCACCAGATGGGGATCAAGTATGATGGCAACCACATCCCTG gAAGCCCCCTGCAGTTTTACGTGGATGCCATCAATAGCCGCCATGTGAGTGCTTATGGGCCAGGCCTGAGCCATGGCATGGTCAACAAGCCGGCCACCTTCACCATTGTCACCAAGGATGCTGGGGAAG GGGGCCTGTCCCTGGCTGTGGAGGGCCCATCCAAGGCAGAGATCACCTGCAAGGACAACAAGGATGGCACCTGCACCGTATCCTACTTACCCACAGCGCCTGGAGACTACAGCATCATCGTGCGCTTTGATGACAAGCACATCCCAGGAAGCCCTTTCACGGCCAAGATCACAG GCGATGACTCGATGAGGACATCACAGCTCAATGTGGGCACCTCCACGGACGTGTCACTGAAGATCACGGAGAGTGACCTGAGCCTGCTGACTGCCAGCATCCGCGCCCCCTCAGGCAACGAGGAGCCCTGCCTATTGAAGCGCCTGCCCAACAGGCACATTG GCATCTCCTTCACCCCGAAGGAGGTTGGGGAGCACGTGGTAAGCGTGCGCAAAAGTGGCAAGCATGTCACCAACAGCCCCTTCAAGATCCTGGTGGGGCCATCTGAGATCGGAGATGCCAGCAAGGTGCGGGTCTGGGGCAAGGGCCTGTCCGAGGGACACACCTTCCAGGTGGCGGAGTTCATCGTGGACACTCGCAACGCAG GTTACGGGGGCCTGGGGTTGAGTATTGAAGGCCCTAGCAAGGTGGACATCAACTGTGAAGACATGGAAGATGGCACATGCAAAGTCACCTACTGCCCCACTGAGCCTGGCACCTACATCATAAACATCAAATTTGCTGACAAGCACGTGCCTG gAAGCCCGTTCACTGTGAAGGTTACCGGTGAGGGTCGCATGAAGGAAAGCATCACGCGGCGGAGACAGGCACCTTCCATTGCCACCATTGGCAGCACCTGTGACCTCAATCTCAAGATCCCAG GGAACTGGTTCCAGATGGTGTCTGCCCAGGAGCGCCTGACGCGCACCTTCACACGCAGCAGCCACACGTACACCCGCACAGAGCGCACGGAGATCAGCAAGACGCGCGGCGGAGAGACCAAGCGTGAGGTGCGGGTAGAGGAGTCCACCCAGGTTGGTGGAGACCCCTTCCCCGCGGTCTTCGGGGACTTCTTGGGCCGGGAGCGCCTGGGCTCCTTTGGCAGCATCACCCGGCAGCAGGAGG GGGAGGCCAGTTCCCAGGACATGACTGCACAGGTGACCAGCCCATCGGGCAAGATGGAAGCCGCAGAGATTGTCGAGGGAGAAGACAGCGCGTACAGTGTGCGTTTTGTGCCCCAGGAAATGGGGCCCCATACAGTCACCGTCAAGTACCGCGGCCAGCACGTACCTGGCAGTCCCTTTCAGTTCACTGTGGGGCCGCTGGGTGAAGGTGGTGCCCACAAAGTGCGGGCTGGAGGCACAGGACTGGAGCGAGGTGTGGCCGGTGTGCCAG CTGAATTCAGCATTTGGACCCGAGAAGCTGGTGCTGGAGGCCTGTCTATTGCCGTGGAGGGTCCCAGCAAGGCGGAGATTTCATTTGAGGACCGAAAAGATGGCTCCTGTGGGGTCTCCTATGTTGTCCAGGAACCAG GTGACTATGAGGTCTCCATCAAGTTCAATGATGAACACATACCAGACAGCCCTTTTGTGGTACCTGTGGCCTCCCTCTCAGATGATGCTCGCCGCCTCACTGTCACCAGCCTCCAG GAAACAGGGCTCAAGGTGAACCAGCCGGCGTCCTTTGCGGTGCAGCTGAATGGTGCTCGGGGTGTGATTGATGCGAGGGTGCACACGCCCTCGGGTGCGGTGGAGGAGTGCTACGTCTCTGAGCTGGACAGCG ACAAGCACACCATCCGCTTCATCCCCCACGAGAACGGCGTCCACTCTATTGATGTCAAGTTCAACGGTGCCCACATCCCTGGCAGTCCCTTCAAGATCCGCGTTGGGGAACAGAGCCAAGCTGGGGACCCAGGCTTGGTGTCAGCTTATGGTCCTGGACTTGAGGGAGGCACTACTG GCGTGTCATCAGAGTTCATTGTCAACACCCTGAATGCGGGCTCAGGGGCCTTGTCTGTCACCATCGATGGCCCCTCCAAGGTGCAGCTGGACTGTCGGGAGTGTCCTGAGGGCCATGTTGTCACTTACACTCCCATGGCTCCTGGCAACTACCTCATTGCCATCAAGTACGGTGGCCCCCAGCACATCGTGGGCAGCCCCTTCAAGGCCAAAGTCACAG GTCCCCGGCTGTCTGGAGGCCACAGCCTTCATGAAACATCCACAGTTCTGGTGGAGACCGTGACCAAATCCTCCTCAAGCCGTGGCTCCAGCTACAGCTCCATCCCCAAGTTCTCCTCGGATGCCAGCAAGGTGGTGACACGGGGCCCTGGGCTGTCCCAGGCCTTTGTGGGCCAGAAGAACTCCTTCACCGTGGACTGCAGCAAAGCAG GCACCAACATGATGATGGTGGGCGTGCATGGGCCCAAGACCCCCTGTGAGGAGGTGTACGTGAAGCACATGGGGAACCGGGTCTACAATGTCACCTACACCGTCAAGGAGAAAGGAGACTACATCCTCATTGTCAAGTGGGGCGACGAAAGTGTTCCCGGAAGCCCCTTCAAAGTCAACGTGCCCTGA